One Amycolatopsis sp. NBC_00355 genomic window carries:
- a CDS encoding 2-oxoacid:ferredoxin oxidoreductase subunit beta — protein MTAIDLGLPTRGGLDLVPTTDEPQKAKDYKSDQEVRWCPGCGDYVVLNAVQSFLPTLGLKRENIVFVSGIGCSSRFPYYLNTYGMHSIHGRAPSIATGLATTRPDLSVWVVTGDGDALSIGGNHLIHALRRNVNIKILLFNNRIYGLTKGQYSPTSGPGMVTKSSPMGSVDTPFNPLSLAIGAEASFVGRAMDSDRKGLTEVLQAAAEHRGSALVEIYQNCPIFNDGAFDVLKDADEAASRLIPLRAGEPIRFGPNQEFGVKRGDWGGLDVAKVADIGEDNIVVHDPAIIDTSYAFALSRLGDQSLNHVPTGILRQVERPTYDDGARAQVEQARAARKPDLQGLLRGKDTWTVA, from the coding sequence GTGACCGCGATCGACCTGGGGTTGCCGACTCGCGGTGGCCTGGACCTCGTCCCGACCACCGACGAGCCGCAGAAGGCCAAGGACTACAAATCGGACCAGGAGGTCCGCTGGTGCCCCGGCTGCGGCGACTACGTCGTGCTCAACGCGGTCCAGTCCTTCCTGCCGACACTGGGCCTCAAACGCGAGAACATCGTGTTCGTCTCCGGGATCGGCTGCTCGTCGCGGTTCCCGTACTACCTCAACACCTACGGCATGCACTCGATCCACGGCCGCGCGCCGTCGATCGCGACCGGGCTGGCGACCACGCGCCCGGACCTGTCGGTGTGGGTCGTCACCGGGGACGGCGACGCGCTGTCCATCGGCGGCAACCACCTGATCCACGCGTTGCGCCGCAACGTGAACATCAAGATCCTGCTGTTCAACAACCGGATCTACGGGCTGACCAAGGGCCAGTACTCGCCGACCTCGGGGCCGGGCATGGTCACCAAGTCGTCGCCGATGGGGTCGGTGGACACGCCGTTCAACCCGCTGTCGCTGGCGATCGGCGCCGAGGCGTCGTTCGTGGGCCGGGCGATGGACTCCGACCGCAAGGGCCTCACCGAGGTCCTGCAGGCCGCGGCGGAGCACCGCGGGTCGGCGCTGGTGGAGATCTACCAGAACTGCCCGATCTTCAACGACGGCGCGTTCGACGTTCTCAAGGACGCCGACGAGGCCGCGTCCCGGCTGATCCCGCTGCGGGCGGGTGAGCCGATCCGGTTCGGCCCGAACCAGGAGTTCGGTGTCAAGCGCGGCGACTGGGGTGGCTTGGACGTCGCGAAGGTCGCCGACATCGGCGAGGACAACATCGTCGTGCACGACCCGGCGATCATCGACACGTCGTATGCGTTCGCGTTGTCGCGTCTCGGTGATCAGAGCCTGAACCACGTTCCGACCGGCATCCTGCGCCAGGTCGAGCGCCCGACCTACGACGACGGTGCCCGTGCCCAGGTCGAGCAGGCCCGCGCGGCCCGCAAGCCGGACCTGCAGGGCCTGCTGCGCGGCAAGGACACCTGGACCGTCGCCTAA
- a CDS encoding 2-oxoacid:acceptor oxidoreductase subunit alpha, with the protein MSTSANGNGAGHGSLAATRPTEINKLDRVVIRFAGDSGDGMQLTGDRFTSEAAAFGNDLSTMPNFPAEIRAPQGTIPGVSSFQVHFADYDILTPGDRPDVLVAMNPAALKANVADVPHGGTIILNTDDFIKRNLTKVGYATDPLEDDSLSPYQVHRVAMSTLTQGALADTGLGKKDAERCKNMFALGLLSWMYHRPTEGTERFLREKFAKKPDIAEANILAFRAGWNYGETTESFATTFQVAPAKLALGTYRQITGNTALAYGIVAAGQQSGLQILLGTYPITPASDILHELSKHKHFGILTFQAEDEIAGIGAALGASYGGALGVTSTSGPGVALKSETIGLGVMMELPLVVIDVQRGGPSTGLPTKTEQADLLQAMFGRNGESPVPIVAPLSPADCFDAAVEATRIALKYRTPVLLLSDGAIANGSEPWLIPDVGTLPDLRVEFATEPNSDNDSGEFWPYVRDPETLARAWAIPGTPGLQHRIGGLEKADRTGHISYDPDNHDKMVRLRQAKIDGIDVPDVVVDDPSGGKARVLALGWGSSFGPIGAACRRVRKLGMPIAQAHLRHLNPLPANLGDVLRSYDKVVVPEMNLGQLSLLLRAKYLVDVHSHTKVAGMAFKAEELQNLFSEIITGVTEAVK; encoded by the coding sequence CGCTCGCCGCGACCAGGCCCACCGAGATCAACAAGCTGGACCGGGTGGTCATCCGGTTCGCGGGCGACTCGGGTGACGGGATGCAGCTGACCGGCGACCGCTTCACGTCCGAGGCGGCCGCGTTCGGCAACGACCTGTCGACGATGCCGAACTTCCCCGCCGAGATCCGCGCCCCGCAGGGCACGATCCCCGGCGTCTCTTCGTTCCAGGTCCACTTCGCCGACTACGACATCCTCACCCCCGGTGACCGGCCGGACGTACTGGTGGCGATGAACCCGGCCGCGCTGAAGGCGAACGTCGCCGACGTGCCGCACGGCGGCACGATCATCCTCAACACCGACGACTTCATCAAGCGGAACCTGACCAAGGTCGGTTACGCCACGGACCCGCTGGAAGACGACTCCCTCAGCCCGTACCAGGTGCACCGGGTCGCCATGTCGACGCTGACCCAGGGCGCGCTCGCCGACACCGGCCTCGGCAAGAAGGACGCCGAGCGCTGCAAGAACATGTTCGCGCTGGGCCTGCTGTCGTGGATGTACCACCGGCCGACCGAGGGCACCGAGCGGTTCCTGCGCGAGAAGTTCGCGAAGAAGCCGGACATCGCCGAGGCGAACATCCTGGCGTTCCGCGCGGGCTGGAACTACGGCGAGACGACCGAGTCGTTCGCGACGACGTTCCAGGTCGCGCCGGCGAAGCTGGCGCTGGGCACCTACCGGCAGATCACCGGCAACACGGCGCTGGCGTACGGCATCGTGGCGGCCGGCCAGCAGTCCGGCCTGCAGATCCTGCTCGGCACCTACCCGATCACCCCGGCGTCGGACATCCTCCACGAGCTGTCCAAGCACAAGCACTTCGGCATCCTCACCTTCCAGGCCGAGGACGAGATCGCCGGTATCGGCGCCGCGCTCGGCGCGTCCTACGGCGGCGCGCTCGGCGTGACCTCGACGTCCGGCCCGGGTGTCGCGCTGAAGTCCGAGACCATCGGCCTCGGCGTGATGATGGAGCTGCCGCTGGTCGTCATCGACGTCCAGCGCGGTGGCCCGTCGACCGGCCTGCCGACCAAGACCGAGCAGGCCGACCTGCTGCAGGCGATGTTCGGCCGCAACGGCGAGTCGCCGGTGCCGATCGTCGCGCCGCTGTCCCCCGCGGACTGCTTCGACGCGGCCGTCGAGGCCACCCGGATCGCGCTGAAGTACCGCACGCCGGTACTGCTGCTGTCGGACGGCGCGATCGCGAACGGCTCCGAGCCGTGGCTGATCCCGGACGTCGGGACGCTGCCCGACCTGCGTGTCGAGTTCGCGACCGAACCCAACTCGGACAACGACTCCGGCGAGTTCTGGCCCTACGTCCGCGATCCCGAGACGCTCGCCCGCGCGTGGGCGATCCCGGGCACGCCCGGCCTGCAGCACCGCATCGGCGGACTGGAGAAGGCCGACCGGACCGGGCACATCTCCTACGACCCCGACAACCACGACAAGATGGTCCGGCTGCGGCAGGCGAAGATCGACGGCATCGACGTCCCCGACGTCGTGGTCGACGACCCGAGCGGCGGCAAGGCCCGGGTGCTCGCGCTCGGCTGGGGCTCCAGCTTCGGCCCGATCGGCGCCGCGTGCCGCCGGGTGCGCAAGCTCGGCATGCCGATCGCCCAGGCGCACCTGCGGCACCTCAACCCGCTGCCGGCCAACCTCGGTGACGTCCTCCGCTCCTACGACAAGGTCGTGGTGCCGGAGATGAACCTCGGCCAGCTTTCCCTGCTACTGCGCGCGAAGTACCTGGTGGACGTCCACTCGCACACCAAGGTCGCCGGAATGGCGTTCAAGGCGGAAGAGCTGCAGAACCTGTTCTCGGAGATCATCACCGGCGTTACGGAGGCCGTGAAGTGA